In Bos taurus isolate L1 Dominette 01449 registration number 42190680 breed Hereford chromosome 10, ARS-UCD2.0, whole genome shotgun sequence, the genomic window actcaggctctgatgcctcattgcaaaaattcattgagagacaaagtgataagaggtagatttgttaggatccagagagGAGCCACCCTTTAGGGTGTGAACCATTGCCGAGGGCAAGGGCTGTGGCCATGGaattaggcctggctaggttttgtgaggggatggaattcatatgctaatgagtgagaggatcatcccagccattggggaaccacccactcctccctcttctgaccttgtgccttggagctgtcctgccacctctgggtgtgtctgttggtttatagattggggattaaggtttacttgaatttgacttgtcatcttggacccaattgattttaattggtttacattatacccttgtgctatgtcattctttcaaagtttGTGCTCTGCccacttccctcctgtttcatgctcttttcctgagccccatctaGACCCACaaggttgcctctacaatcttctggaaagacaaccagaaaatagttggccttgggagggaaatactctataatatccaaccccctaatcctacccaatactgggcacactggagatcttggggacgcccaaactccagtccgggggatcccaggaggtcatcacgcctcgacctgcccgCAGATTCagtctctaggaggctgtcacgcctcagcctgcctggggatctgcaccctgacccagggacgcccggctctcaggttgcaacagttctgggtaggatgAACTTACATCATATCTATTCCCATCCGCAGTGGGCAAAACAAACCTCTTAATTCTACCCAGCATTGTtaacactggagatcttggggacgcccaaactccagtcccgggggcggggggggggggggtcccaggaggtcatcacgccttgacctgcctagggatcggtTTTTgaaaggttgtcacgcctcaacctgttTGGGGATCCtttagtcccaggggtcccaggaggtcgtcatgcctcgacctgcccagggacccaatcctCGGGAGGTcgtcacgcctcgacctgcccggggattcagtctctaggaggctgtcacgcctcagcctgcctggggatctgcaccctgacccagggacgcctgactctcaggttgcaacagttctgggtaggataaacttcagaaagactcacccttAAGGAAATCGAAAgaggtctttttcttttctccctgccATGACTGTCTTTCAGATGGGAAGTAACCAATCCACTTCCCGGCAGACGCCCTTGAAATGTATCCTTGAGAACTGGAAGCTGTTCGACGCTCTAGCTCTAAGGAGAAGTCGTTTGAAATTCTTTTGTGCCACTGCGTGGCCACAGTATCCACTGGGGGACGaggaacactggcctgaggatggaactttaaattacaataccatcctgcaattagaattattctgcaaaagacaagggaaatggacagagaccccctatgtccaaattttcttccgactaagagatatgaaggaactctgtcttaagtatgggattgtAGTATGCCCTAAAAGTGAGCCCACTAGGCAAATGGTGTTAGGCACAGGCAACCAAGAAAAGGAACCCCCTCGTGAAGGTTCACCTCCCACAGCTCCCGAGTTGCCTGGTGCTCCTTCCTCATACCCAAACGTGCCCCCGTATCTGGGAGCACCTCCTCCACAAAAGCCAGCTCGAGTATGTCCCTTAGTTGAAACCGGAGGAGAATTCGGACCAACCCGGGTCCATAAGCCtttctccctcttagaactaaggcagatcaaacaagacctgggaagctatacagatgacccaggcaaatatatagatacattccaacatattaccttggcctttgacttgacGTGGAAAGACATCGtggtcatatttagtcaaactttatctgaTCCTGAACATACCagggtcttaaaggaagcccAGAAGTATGCAACAGGGCTCCACATGTCCAGTGATAGATACCCAATAGGGGGAACTGCAGTCCCCTCCTCCGATCCTAGttggaattataatgaccctgagcacATCTGGGAAAGAGATCATTTTCTAATCTGTGTGAAGGCAGGACTGAAAGCAGCCCAACAAAAAGTAATTAGCTATGCCcaggtctcagcaataactcaggagcccaatgagaaccccattgcctttctggagaggctaaaagaagcactccaaaagtttaccaacctggacttagactcttacgagggacgggtgattttaaaggacaaattcctgtcccaatgtgcatcagatatcagaattaagttacagtagctacaacagcaggaccctgctgcctctttagatgagatggtccagacagtcaccaataccttttataacagagaacaggaaaaggaggccaaggcccaggagaaggagagaaagaaagagacaaggcatgcccagatgctggccgccttccagagaagccctatggcaaaccccaagTCCTTGAAGGATAAGGCACAAGACAgatgcctgatctgtagacaggcggggcattaggccaaagagtgtccaaaccctgacaagtctcctagaacggcttgccacaaatgccatcaactgggacattgggcggcactctgccctggggacccaagagcctcaaggtcaagcgccaagcctaccttcacgatggttcaagaggactgaagcggcctgctccagccagcccacctgtcacagataaccatcacggggctggagccaagggtgcaactggatgtggcaggtaggtccgagaattccttggttgacacaggggcgacctactctgtcttgatctcctactctggagccttctcctcccaaacctgtaccattttgggtgctacaggaaaagcaactactaaaagattcacccgagcacttctttgttgctgggatgggcaaatattttcccaccagtttctggtggtccctgagtgtcctactcccttactgggaagagatatactcactaagctggggaccacccttgtgatgggaagtttttcagcccgtagagctctacagctcctggttactactgaagaacccattacaccttcaatagagagggaccaaaacctacgggaagacaaaattaacccccaggtgtgggaccagggtattcctggacgagcccaccaagctgaaccggtcatcattgtcctccgagatcccactCGAATTCCTAATTggaaacaatatcctctcaaaagaggggctcgggagggactacagcctttaataaataaattccttgcttgtgggctattggtccccaccagttcaccatgtaacaccccaatcctctcagtaaagaaaaagacAGAACCTGGCGACTGGTTCAAGATCTccggatcataaatgaagctgtagtccccctccatcccacagtacccaatccctatgtaatcttggggagaaatcccacccagtgccaagtggtttacagtcttggatctcaaagatgcttttttttttttttttgcataccactggctaaagaatcccaatacctttttgcctttgagtgggaggccccaggagaaaaacaccaacagatgacttggacagtattagctcaggggttcagagatagcccccacctgtttggacaggcccttagc contains:
- the LOC132346352 gene encoding uncharacterized protein codes for the protein MGSNQSTSRQTPLKCILENWKLFDALALRRSRLKFFCATAWPQYPLGDEEHWPEDGTLNYNTILQLELFCKRQGKWTETPYVQIFFRLRDMKELCLKYGIVVCPKSEPTRQMVLGTGNQEKEPPREGSPPTAPELPGAPSSYPNVPPYLGAPPPQKPARVCPLVETGGEFGPTRVHKPFSLLELRQIKQDLGSYTDDPGKYIDTFQHITLAFDLTWKDIVVIFSQTLSDPEHTRVLKEAQKYATGLHMSSDRYPIGGTAVPSSDPSWNYNDPEHIWERDHFLICVKAGLKAAQQKVISYAQVSAITQEPNENPIAFLERLKEALQKFTNLDLDSYEGRVILKDKFLSQCASDIRIKLQ